Below is a genomic region from Triticum dicoccoides isolate Atlit2015 ecotype Zavitan chromosome 5A, WEW_v2.0, whole genome shotgun sequence.
tttccttttctgcaaaaggCTTGCTATAGTTACATGCATCTTACTGATATTTTAATTTGTATTTCTAGCTGTGCAGCTGAGACATTGAGCACATTAAAATTCGCGCAACGGGCTAAGCACATACGGAATAATGTATGTCATGAACATGTCTTATTGACTTGTTTTTAATATGCAAAACAGTAACTAATTGTTGTTTTTGTAGGCTATTATAAATGAGGATGCCTCTGGTGATGTGCTGAGCATGCGTTTAGAGATCCAACATCTCAAGGTATAGATGATGAATTTCAATTTCGGTTTAATGAAAAATATTCTGTGCACTGGATTGCAATAAGTTCCAGGTTAACATGTTTCTTCTAATTATGGTCCTTTGTGCTATGATTGACGTTTGTTGTTAATTAACAGTGGCCTGTGCCTGATATTTTTTGTTGCAGAGCGTTAATATGTTTTGTTGTACACAATCTAATGCTTTGCTATTACCACAGAAAGAGCTTAGTCGCCTGCAAGGACAATCTGGATTTACTAACAATGGATTTGTCTGCGAGTCCCCTAGCGCATTCAAATGGGATCAAGCTAATGGCACATTCAGTCCACTTATGTTTGATAAGAGAGCTACACAGGTATTCATATACTGTTTTGTCTATATCGAACATTATCCATGTACTGGTTCTGTTTGTTGAACTTATGTTTTTAACCGTATGCTTACTTTCTCTTTCTCGTGTTGTGTTCAGAGGAGAGATTATGATATTACACTTGCCGCTGCATTTAGGAGGGAGCAGGAAAAAGAAGCAAAGCTAAAGGCAGCAATTGCTGCAAAGCAGATTGCCGAAGAGCTGGTATGCATCTCTCTTCACTACATTAGATTTTGTAGATACTCTAGAACACTTTGTCACTAAAAAAGCAAATATATGCCAGTATAGTATTTTTTTTTCTTAATGTCAATTTGTTGTTGCACCACAGGTGACTCAAAGATCAGAAGAGGTGAGAAGTTTCAGGATGAGGCTTCGCTTTCGTGAAGATCGAATCAAGAGATTGGAGCAAGTTGCATCGGGGAAGTTATCCGCTGAAGCACATCTCTTGCAAGAAAAGGAAGACCTCATGAAGGAAATTGAAGCTCTACGGAACCAACTAGAACGAAATCCAGAAATTACAAGATTTGCTATGGAAAATCTACAACTGAAGGAGGAGATTCGAAGGTTAGCTTCGGTATCCAATCACTTCAGTTGCCCCCCTTTTCTACTGCCTACACTAATATAGTTGGTAGCTTGATGCCTTTTTTTTTGAACTTGTAGGTTGCAGTCATTTGTTGATGAAGGAGAATTGGAAAGAATGCATCAGCAGATAAATGTTTTAGAACATCAGGTATCCACTTTTGTGAAGGGGAATTTTTCAGTGATAAAATTTTTTTGTACTAAAATGAACTTTTTTTTAGTCTTATAATTTTCTTAACATCCTGAACTTACTTAGTTTGTTTTCCTTTAGCTCCTAGAAGCACTTGACTGGAAACTTATGAATGAGAAGGATCCTGTTAACAAGGTATGCTATATAATTTGTAGACTTCACTCCTGTTTAGTGAAAATATATGCAAAACTTTTGAATTTTCTTTAGCTAGCTGTTACAAATACTTGCATGGCATTATATCTCTTTACCTACCATTTTGCTTAGACGATATCCCATAATGACTTCTACAGGACCTCTCACTATTTGGGGAGGAAGTTGGTGATGAGAAAAACGAGTTTCTTCTTGTGCAGGTTGGTATTGTAGAACTATATTTGGCATATCGTCTGATGATATCTTCACAGATCTTTTAAAACAACCTGTAAATTAATCATAAGTGTACATTGTTGATCAACTCCGATACGGAGGAGGTAGCTGACTTAATAAGTATCCTATTCTGATTCATTTTTTTCTGTAACATCAGTTTGTAATGTTGTTATACAGGCTATCCAAAATGAGAGAGAAATCGAGTCACTACGTAAAAATTTGAGCGTCTGTCTTCAAGCAAAAGAGAAACTCGAGAGGTATATCACTATTTCTTGTCTGTGTATTCTGTTATTGCATGCTATGGTTGTGTGGTATGATGAGAAAGGAATATCACTATTTCTTGTCTGTGTATTCTGTTATTGCATGCTATGGTTGTGTGGTATGATCAGAAAGGAATATTAATGTCATCAGCTTTTGCAATCATAATTAGTTCCTTAAATTTACAGTATTTACTTCAGGCCCCATGGTAACACAACTCTCACATATGTAAAACCCTTGGTGCCCCACAAACAAGATTAGAGGTGTATAGTATCTAGAAGTAAAAAAACACTTTTTTGTTAGTGTTTCAAGTCACTGTAACTGCAGAAATTGTTGTGCTGTTTTTGCGCGCTACATTTCAAGACCTACCATTTGGTTCTtggtgttcttgttgttgttgttttttattCTGCTTGGTAGTACTGTGCATATCGAATGGATAATATGCTTAGAATAGTTGGTGGGAGGTCACCCAGGTTTTGAGATATCAATTATTTAGTGGTTGGAGTTAATGATGCATTTGTGCAAGTTCAAGAAAAGGTGTGCTTCTCAGAAGGGGTGATGGCTAGCGTAGGTGTAGATCAACCACAACAACTCATCTGTGCTGCATTTTGTTTGATTTACTTGCATATGATATCCCAAGAATTATAAAAaggccctaaagagtatggcaagtCATTTCTAAATCATCTTGGTTTGCAAGCTTCACTGATGGTTTTCACTGCATACTACTCTTTTGTGTGTCCGGAATTATGTTCCTTTTTTTTGCTTTGTCTTGTCCAGAGATTTATGTGGTTCATTTCTCACATTGGATGTTGTGCAGGCGTGTTGATGATTTGACTGTGGAGTTGGAGGTAGCGAAGAAATGCGACCATGAGAACAAAGAATTTAAGGCTGCACAGCACCAGGAACAGTCCGTCTTGCTTGATGCTCAGACAGAACTTAAGACATTGGTAGATGCAATAGCAACTGCAAGTCAAAGAGAAGCAGAAGCTCATGAAACTGCAATTGGGTTGGCCAAAGAGAATGAGAAATTGAGAACAGAGCTTACGACCCTGATCGAGGATAACAAGAGACTGGTTGATCTCTATGAACAGGCTATTGTCAACATTgaggtgaaacaacatggaaattatCCTTCCATTCCTCAAACTGAAGATTCGAATGAGCAGCAGAGCAGCCATCCTTCTAATGGAGGGAATAGCCTGCTGGATGACCAACCAGAGGGTGCATATGGTTCACGTAGTGATGCTGTAGAAGAGCCTATGATAGTGGATGAAAACTGCAGCCACAAGGATGACCCTTCGAGATCTGAATTTTCAGAACTGCAGCTTCAACTGGAAGAGATGCATGAAGAAAATGATAAACTTATGAGTTTGTATGAGAAAGCAATGCAAGAAAGGGATGAATTTAAAAGGAAATTTTCTGAGCAAAGCAATCATGAAACCACAGAAGACGTTCAGTTCAGAGATGCTGAAATGGATGAAGCAATGGATACCATGCAAAGCAATCCTGAAACTACAGAAGACATTCAGTTCAGAGATGCTGAAATGGATAGTATGCTAAGCAATCTTGAAAGTTCAGAAGACATTCAGTTCAGAGATGCTGAAACCGATGCTGAGGGTTTCCAAGGAGAGCATGTACATGACTCTCCAATTGTAGCTTTCAAAGAAGCGATGCAGCTTGTCCGTGTCAAGCTGGAGCATGTCCAAGACAAGCTTGTGACTGCCCAGGATGCAGTGCAATATTTCAAGCTACTTGAAATGGCTAGCACCAAGGCAGAAGAACTTTCATCAAGCATTCAGCTCTGCTGTCTAGATGTCCAGAAAGAGCAGGAAGACATCAACGCCCTCAAGTCCGCACTGTCAATATCACACGAGAGAGAAAACGCTTTGGAAGGCAAGTTTTTCTCGCCTGTGGCATCATGCCGGGACTTGCATTTGAAAACCGAAGCCCTTGCCGGGTCCAAGTTTGGTGTCAATGTTCAATCAATGAATAAAAAGATGGAGCAGTTGAGTAGGTTGAGAACTCGCAAAACCGAGATTTCCGCTGCACGTGCAGAGGCACGCAGGTCTGAAACCGAGCTGAGAAACAAAATCGATGGCCTTAAACAGAAATACCGTTCCTTCGAGGCCCAAAGGAAGGAGACAGAAAGGGTTCTCTTCGCCATCGACAACCTGGAGTGCCCCGCGACTCCGTTGCAGAAGCCCATGAATTTCGGCAAGGCGTCGGAGCTGCTGAAGTCCGAGGAGGAGAGGACAAAGCTCTTGTCTGAACTGAAGAAGTTCCGCGAGCAGCTTAGCGTGGTGCAGAAGGAGATCAAGAGCATGAGGAACTGCGACGACATCGACGGTGAGATGTCGCGCCTTGAATCGGAGATGGAGGGCTGCTTCCTCTCCCTGCTGGAAGCCGACACCGAGAAGTTTGTGCGGGATCACACCTTGGCCGAAGTCTGGGAGGTTCAGCAGAAGGACTTGCCGAGCCTACTGGTCGACTACCAGGACAGCGTTTTCCAtgtgaagctggaggaggagcagatcaGGGTGTGCGAGGCGTCGTTGCAGCACCAGACGACGTCCCTGGACGAGATGAACTCGAAGCTGAGCCAGGCGATGCGGGACCTCGGCGAGCTTCTGGTTGCCAGAGGTTTGGACGCCTCCACGCCGCACGTCTCCGACAAGGTGAAGGGGGACCTCGACGCCATCGAGGCCCATGTCGCCGAGGCCAGGCAGCTCTTGCTCGTCGACAACCAATAAGATTTGCTGCGAACCAAAGCAAACCGGTTCTCGCCATTGACAGACAGGCTGGTCTGTCTCCGCCTTCATTTTGTACAAATTCTTTGTAACGGAACGTTGGTTCTCTCGGGTGCTGTTATCTGTGATTCGATTCTGTAGTTTGGATGGATGGGTGGATGTAGGTCCTGAAGTGGACTGTAATAACTGTTCTGCGCGGCCTCTTGTTCTGTTCTCTGGTGGTCTGGCATCGAAGCTTCTTCCAGAAGGCCGTTGCTAAGCTATGCAACTATAGATTCACCTCCTTCTGGTATGCACTTGGCCGTGCAAGACAGCAATGATTGGACAATGTCGATTTCAAGAGGGCTTGACTATTTTGTTGTTTATCATAATCTGTGGCAGCGAGCGTGGTTGCGTGTGTTCGTGAAGAAAAGAATGCCGGTGTTTCAGTTCATCGCAGGAGGTTGCAGGCCGAGAAACTTGTTTTCCATTATTGTACTACTACATTTGGTGTTAACTTGGGCTGTGTCGTGGCGGTTGAGAAATGTGTTCTGCAGGTCCTTGAGGGCATTAGGGCAGGTACAACGGTGTCCAGTCAGCTGTCTGGAAGGGGTGACAGCTAGGATTTTAGAtgatgtggaggagagagaacaaAGAAAGAGAAACAACCCGTCTGTAGAATAACCAACGATCTGCAGCCCTTAAAATCCGGTGGATACAGATGGCCTTCTACCGTTGTATGGGGTGCCGTCTGCAAAGTTGTTTGTAACTGCCTCCTTTGTCCCTGGATTAGTCTTCCACTCATCAATATTTGAGAGTGCTATAGACAGTAAAATAGACGGTCTAATGTATAGGGTGTCTTAATCTCTGTCTATACGTGATGTGGAGCATCGTTACAGACAACGAGTTGTCTGAACTAATGTACATGCCCTCATGCTCCATGCTGCCGCCCGGTTCGGTTTGTTTGGATTGCTTCTGGAAGCTCCTTGAGCTATTTTTGTCTCTTCAGGGTTGCTTCTTTGCCTCTTTGTGTCCACTTGTTTGGTTGGACTGCTCGGCTCGCCTATTTGGTCGTTGTTTTCCTGAAATCTACTTTGCCTCTTGGCTCCACTGATCGGTCAGCTGCTCCTCCATGAATCCAAAATAACATAAAACAATCTCTCTCCACTCGTCATCACCATTTTATAAGAGCGGCTAATAATGATATCAATCACACGTAAGACGCGTACCAACGACCGAGGCTGCGTGCCTCGTCGACATCCACACCCCCCGTGTCCGTGCGCCCTCCTGTCTCTCCTACTCGGCCAAAACAGACACGGGTGCTCAGCCGAAAAGCGCCGTCGGATGGAAAATCTCCCGGAACTCCGCTCCACAGCCCACACGGACACACCCGCGTGCGTGTGCGTGCGTGCTGCACCGGGAGCCCGACACGCCGTCACGGCCGTTCCCGTCGACCTCTCTCCGTCTTATCGCATCACACAGCAAAGGTGTGGCGCAGCCGGTCGACCCCGACCGCCGTCGCGGTCTCGCACCCTTTTCGCGCGGTTGCGTCCCGGCATTCCTTCTTTTCTGGCAGCGAGTCAGCCACACCAATAAACACCAGGGAATAACGTTTCAAACGGATTAAAAAAAACAGTATGCTCAAAAAAAGTACGGATTATAACCTTTCATAAAAAAGCAGTATCCTAAAAAAACAGTAGGGATTATAACCTTTTCAAAACAAAAAACAGTATCCTTAAAAAAAGAGTAGGGATtaacctttcaaaaaaaaaaaactgtagGGAATTAGCTTGTTTTTCATTGTTGTACATTCAATTTAGTAATCAGCCTGCTTGCGTCGCGGCAGTTCAAACTGTTTTCTGTAGCTCCATGCTGCCGCCCGGTTGTTCGGATTGCTTCTGGAAGCGGTTGAGCTATTTTTGTCTCTCTGGGGTTGCTTCTTTGACTCTTTGTTCTACTTGTTTGGTTAGACTGCTcggtttttttagcaaaagagggttttcctTCAATTTCATTAAGAGAAACCACGCAAACCAGTACCACTTCAGTTcaaagcgaaagaaaagaaaataaagctaAGAGCGACAAAATTACTACTATCAGGTTTTCAGACAAGTAGACTTCTGAGCAACCCTCCCCATGCAGGGGCACGCATTTTTACATTGGATTGACACCAAAAGCAACATCTAAAATGCAATGTCTCGCACAAATCGCCTGCCTAGGAGACGAGCAGATCTTCAGCAGCCTCAGGACTCCAGGTCTCCACCCCTGCGATGCACGATACACTTCACTTGCTACCTGTTCGCTTAGCCGTACCCCAACATCAGCATTTTTTTCCTTGGATGGTTTTATTTGCAAAACAGACCAGTCCGAGATCCATTTGCACATCAGAACAATAACATTCATCGGATCACATATTTTTTTCCTCTCAAAGGTCACATCATTCATGCATTTTTAAATTGCCTAAAAAAGGGCAGACATGCAAACAAGGACCAATTTTTTTTAATCATATTTAGGGAACATTTTCAACCATCTATTAAAACAATCGTGTAGAGTAGCAAGCACAAAGTTAAGATCAAAAGCACACTTCAACAAATTCCAAATGAGCCTAGCTACCGAACAGGAAAAGAATAAATGGTCTATGGATTCATCCTAGCCACAAAACACACAATTTTTGCCTCCTTTACATCCCCTCTTCAGCAGGTTATCTCTAGTAATAATACCTTTTTATTAAGAAGCCACAAGAAGAATTTGATCTTAGCACTTAGCAGGTACTTTGACTTTTCCATAGGAATTTGTGTGGAAAGCCTCTATCTCTTTTGATCAAATGCAAATATAAAGATTTCACTATGAAT
It encodes:
- the LOC119303152 gene encoding kinesin-like protein KIN-12G gives rise to the protein MLSDGGDDDSSAPARFELQEDPSFWKDNNVQVVIRVRPLSSSEISVQGDKRCVRQDSGQSITWTCHPESRFTFDLVADEHITQESLFKVAGVPMVENCMAGYNSCMFAYGQTGSGKTHTMLGDIENGTRGNNENCGMTPRVFEHLFLRIQKEKEIRRDEKLSFTCKCSFLEIYNEQILDLLNPNATNLQLREDAKRGMHVENLTEHEVSNAREALQQLIEGAANRKVASTNMNRASSRSHSVFTCLIESKWESQGIKHHRFSHLNLVDLAGSERQKSSGAEGERLKEASNINKSLSTLGHVITSLIAVSNKKSQHVPYRDSKLTFLLQDSLGGNSKTTIIANISPSSCCAAETLSTLKFAQRAKHIRNNAIINEDASGDVLSMRLEIQHLKKELSRLQGQSGFTNNGFVCESPSAFKWDQANGTFSPLMFDKRATQRRDYDITLAAAFRREQEKEAKLKAAIAAKQIAEELVTQRSEEVRSFRMRLRFREDRIKRLEQVASGKLSAEAHLLQEKEDLMKEIEALRNQLERNPEITRFAMENLQLKEEIRRLQSFVDEGELERMHQQINVLEHQLLEALDWKLMNEKDPVNKDLSLFGEEVGDEKNEFLLVQAIQNEREIESLRKNLSVCLQAKEKLERRVDDLTVELEVAKKCDHENKEFKAAQHQEQSVLLDAQTELKTLVDAIATASQREAEAHETAIGLAKENEKLRTELTTLIEDNKRLVDLYEQAIVNIEVKQHGNYPSIPQTEDSNEQQSSHPSNGGNSLLDDQPEGAYGSRSDAVEEPMIVDENCSHKDDPSRSEFSELQLQLEEMHEENDKLMSLYEKAMQERDEFKRKFSEQSNHETTEDVQFRDAEMDEAMDTMQSNPETTEDIQFRDAEMDSMLSNLESSEDIQFRDAETDAEGFQGEHVHDSPIVAFKEAMQLVRVKLEHVQDKLVTAQDAVQYFKLLEMASTKAEELSSSIQLCCLDVQKEQEDINALKSALSISHERENALEGKFFSPVASCRDLHLKTEALAGSKFGVNVQSMNKKMEQLSRLRTRKTEISAARAEARRSETELRNKIDGLKQKYRSFEAQRKETERVLFAIDNLECPATPLQKPMNFGKASELLKSEEERTKLLSELKKFREQLSVVQKEIKSMRNCDDIDGEMSRLESEMEGCFLSLLEADTEKFVRDHTLAEVWEVQQKDLPSLLVDYQDSVFHVKLEEEQIRVCEASLQHQTTSLDEMNSKLSQAMRDLGELLVARGLDASTPHVSDKVKGDLDAIEAHVAEARQLLLVDNQ